GCAGGTCGGCGGGACCCTCTCCGTGACGGGACTCCCCGGTGAGGGGACGATCCTTGAGGTGGTCGTCCCCACCGACCGGCCCGTCCTCACCTCCGACGACCTCCCGGGCCTCACGGACCCGCCCGATGTCCCCGGCGACCCCCGCGACCAGGCCGGCCCCTCCGACATCCCCGCCGGCCGAACCGGCCGGGGCGACGGCACCGACCGGCTCGGCCATCCCAGCCAGAGAGTGTGACACATGCTTCGCGTGATGATCGTCGACGATCACCCGGTGGTCCGCGAGGGCCTCCGGGGCATGCTGGAGGCCGACCCCGGGATCACGGTGGTGGGCGAGGCGTCGTCGGGGGACGAGGCCGTCGTGCGGGCCGGGGAGCTCACGCCGGACGTGATCCTGATGGACCTGCGCATGCCCGACGGGGACGGGGTGAGTGCCACCTCGCGCATCCTCGCCGGGCGGCCGGAGAGCCGGGTGGTCGTGCTGACCACCTACGAGACCGACGCCGACATCGTACGGGCGGTCGAGGCCGGTGCGGCGGGGTATCTGCTCAAGGACACCTCCAGGGCCGACCTGCTCGCCGCGATCCGTTCGGCGGCGCGCGGGGAGACCGTGCTGTCGCCGTCGGTGGCGACCAGGCTGGTCACCCGGATGCGGGCTCCGGTGGCCGAGTCGCTGTCGCCGCGCGAGACCGAGGTGCTCTCCCTGGTGGCCCGGGGGCTGACCAACGCGGAGATCGGCAGGGCCCTGTTCATCAGCGAGACCACGGTCAAGACCCACCTGCTGCGCGTCTTCGGCAAACTCGGCGTCTCCGACCGCACCGCCGCCGTGACCACGGCCCTGGACCGGGGCCTGCTCACCCGCTAGGCGCGTGCAGAGCTTCCCGCTCCCACTGGCGTCGTGGTTGTGTGTGCAGCCGCCAGTAGTGCTCAGCGATGTCATCCGG
This region of Streptosporangium sp. NBC_01495 genomic DNA includes:
- a CDS encoding response regulator transcription factor; the protein is MLRVMIVDDHPVVREGLRGMLEADPGITVVGEASSGDEAVVRAGELTPDVILMDLRMPDGDGVSATSRILAGRPESRVVVLTTYETDADIVRAVEAGAAGYLLKDTSRADLLAAIRSAARGETVLSPSVATRLVTRMRAPVAESLSPRETEVLSLVARGLTNAEIGRALFISETTVKTHLLRVFGKLGVSDRTAAVTTALDRGLLTR